One Chryseobacterium indoltheticum DNA segment encodes these proteins:
- a CDS encoding DUF6291 domain-containing protein: protein MAEDKNGFLLYKDLIKTVQKLPKDKAGELFMHILKYVNDEEPETDDLLIEVAFEPVKQKLKRDLKKYEETKEKNRENANKRWQKEKPTESSGTKKNATASDRIPEHAKHADSDSDTGNDTDSGNDTDFLLEKETKSDLQSEEVPKELFEDDKSPDSGERKKVPPKKESDEVEINYRFDSKIFIAQWNLYKVFRKKKHRFTFLDNDSENRKLTELFNLSNGDEKFAIKIIQNSIDSGYKGLFLPKNLDNGKSTHNNSNNGFTKTTAASSNATSGKTSATTAIARHLAKLSSGNSQSGDFTADAEIL from the coding sequence ATGGCAGAAGATAAAAACGGTTTTCTACTCTATAAAGATCTTATCAAAACTGTTCAAAAACTCCCAAAGGATAAAGCTGGAGAATTATTTATGCACATATTAAAATATGTAAATGATGAAGAACCAGAAACCGACGATTTACTAATTGAAGTTGCCTTTGAACCAGTAAAACAGAAGTTAAAAAGAGATCTTAAAAAGTACGAAGAAACAAAGGAAAAGAATCGGGAAAACGCTAACAAGCGATGGCAAAAAGAAAAACCGACCGAATCAAGTGGCACTAAAAAAAATGCGACCGCATCCGACCGCATACCAGAGCATGCCAAACATGCCGATAGTGATAGTGATACTGGTAATGATACTGATAGTGGTAATGATACTGACTTTCTTTTAGAAAAAGAAACAAAATCAGATTTGCAATCTGAAGAAGTTCCTAAGGAATTATTTGAAGATGATAAATCACCAGATTCAGGAGAAAGAAAAAAAGTTCCGCCAAAAAAAGAAAGTGATGAGGTGGAAATTAATTATCGGTTTGATTCAAAAATTTTCATAGCTCAATGGAACTTGTACAAAGTCTTCAGAAAAAAGAAACACAGGTTTACATTTCTCGACAATGATTCCGAAAACAGAAAGCTCACAGAATTATTTAATCTCAGCAATGGCGATGAAAAGTTCGCAATAAAAATTATTCAAAACAGCATTGATAGCGGATACAAAGGATTATTCCTTCCAAAAAACTTAGACAATGGAAAATCAACTCACAACAACTCAAACAACGGATTTACAAAAACAACAGCTGCAAGTAGCAATGCAACATCCGGGAAAACATCCGCTACTACAGCTATTGCCCGCCACCTTGCAAAGCTCTCTTCCGGCAATAGTCAAAGCGGAGATTTCACAGCCGATGCTGAAATCCTGTGA
- a CDS encoding SAM domain-containing protein, giving the protein MENTLENRLKFYAQHLGQNMIIESDCFKSENGNDIIHTQLVSVSLKGIECNNWIPVTEHTALELKPISSMTDEDAKKLGFRDCDHFNFDANPDAWKDELRLLGYAVDWVNLSIEKQIAFGWLKLKTN; this is encoded by the coding sequence ATGGAAAATACATTAGAAAACAGATTAAAATTTTATGCTCAACATTTAGGGCAAAACATGATTATTGAATCAGATTGTTTCAAGTCTGAAAACGGAAACGATATTATTCATACACAATTAGTATCTGTAAGTTTAAAAGGAATTGAATGTAATAATTGGATTCCAGTTACCGAACATACGGCGTTAGAACTTAAACCTATTTCATCAATGACAGATGAAGATGCTAAAAAATTAGGATTTAGAGATTGTGATCACTTCAATTTTGATGCTAATCCTGATGCTTGGAAGGATGAATTAAGATTATTAGGCTATGCTGTAGATTGGGTAAACTTATCAATTGAAAAGCAAATTGCATTCGGATGGTTAAAATTAAAAACTAATTAA
- a CDS encoding exonuclease domain-containing protein, protein MEKIAIIDIETTGFLKAGGKIVEVGIVELDLSNGNKKIIFDQVTHEKGITRAEVENSWIVKNSSLTVEDVRTSKCLDILKPEIQQILHAYKFGCTAFNNTFDFGFMEHRGFVFPKKLDCPMKLSTNICQLTGNRGFKWPKVPEAYEFFFGKTGYIESHRGADDAFHEADIVYELFKRGVFKI, encoded by the coding sequence ATGGAAAAAATAGCAATCATAGACATCGAAACAACCGGATTTCTAAAAGCGGGCGGAAAGATTGTTGAAGTTGGAATTGTTGAACTTGATTTGTCAAACGGAAATAAGAAAATCATTTTTGATCAGGTTACGCACGAAAAAGGAATTACCAGAGCTGAGGTTGAAAACTCTTGGATCGTAAAAAATTCAAGTCTCACTGTAGAAGATGTCCGAACCTCGAAATGTCTGGATATTCTCAAGCCTGAAATTCAGCAGATCCTGCACGCTTACAAATTCGGTTGTACAGCCTTCAATAATACTTTTGACTTTGGATTTATGGAACATCGAGGCTTTGTATTCCCGAAGAAATTGGACTGCCCGATGAAGCTCTCAACCAACATTTGCCAACTGACAGGCAACAGAGGTTTCAAATGGCCGAAAGTTCCTGAAGCTTACGAATTCTTTTTCGGTAAAACTGGTTACATCGAATCTCACAGAGGTGCTGATGATGCTTTTCACGAAGCGGATATTGTTTATGAACTATTTAAAAGAGGAGTTTTTAAAATTTAA
- a CDS encoding ASCH domain-containing protein has product MKALSIKQPWASIIAYGIKDIENRTWKTNFRGRIFIHASAKIVEEVDFTTQQTALLFENGIWHPDRGFTEELNITSAIIGEVIIVDCVINHESIWADKTFMYECDETGEEPIGKPIYNWVLENAILYDKPIFNVKGKLSFWNFEK; this is encoded by the coding sequence ATGAAAGCATTATCAATAAAACAGCCTTGGGCAAGTATCATTGCTTACGGAATTAAAGACATTGAAAACAGAACTTGGAAAACAAATTTCAGAGGTAGGATTTTCATTCATGCATCGGCAAAAATTGTCGAAGAAGTTGATTTTACAACACAACAAACTGCTTTGCTTTTTGAAAATGGAATTTGGCATCCTGACAGAGGGTTTACAGAGGAATTAAATATCACATCAGCCATTATTGGCGAAGTTATTATTGTTGACTGCGTGATTAATCATGAGAGTATTTGGGCTGATAAAACATTTATGTATGAATGTGATGAAACTGGAGAAGAGCCAATTGGCAAACCAATCTATAATTGGGTTTTAGAAAATGCAATTCTCTACGACAAACCTATTTTTAATGTGAAAGGAAAGCTTTCTTTTTGGAATTTTGAAAAATAA
- a CDS encoding putative phage abortive infection protein, with translation MRINNRVLLLIGCGSAVFMAIVLYCNYMYASSLKKTGDVEPGVFGDMFGASNALFTGLSFVFLIITILLQRQDINDQQKELDRQNKVMSTQNFETTFFNMINVHHEIVNSMQLTHNSTTVEKARGVFLYLFSVIYEKLDSEGNNFSRVYLRYYLPLNYHLDHYYSNLYEIIKYIDESDILTFNLKERYTSILRSQLSEHEKLMIFYRILYYKDSYFKVLLERYDILKNYNYDSIVPEPLTKGYNPHDHIS, from the coding sequence ATGAGGATTAATAATAGAGTTTTACTGCTGATAGGGTGTGGGTCTGCTGTTTTTATGGCAATTGTTCTATATTGTAATTACATGTATGCCAGTTCTTTAAAAAAGACTGGAGATGTCGAACCAGGAGTTTTTGGGGATATGTTTGGAGCTTCTAATGCTTTATTCACAGGATTGTCATTTGTTTTTCTTATCATAACTATACTTTTACAGAGGCAGGATATAAATGATCAACAGAAGGAGCTGGATAGACAAAATAAGGTAATGTCTACACAAAATTTTGAAACTACTTTCTTCAATATGATTAATGTTCATCACGAAATTGTTAACTCAATGCAATTAACACACAATTCAACAACAGTGGAAAAAGCAAGAGGTGTGTTTTTGTACTTATTTTCTGTTATTTACGAGAAATTAGATAGTGAAGGAAATAATTTTTCCAGAGTTTATCTAAGGTATTATCTGCCACTTAATTATCATTTGGATCATTATTACAGTAATTTGTATGAGATAATCAAATATATTGATGAATCTGACATACTAACTTTTAATCTTAAGGAAAGATATACATCAATTTTAAGAAGCCAGTTATCTGAACATGAAAAGTTGATGATATTTTATAGAATTTTATATTATAAAGATTCCTACTTTAAAGTCTTATTGGAAAGATACGATATCTTAAAAAATTATAACTACGATTCTATAGTACCAGAACCTTTGACTAAAGGATACAATCCACATGATCATATAAGTTAA
- a CDS encoding helix-turn-helix domain-containing protein yields the protein MELLRLKEVLNEKGIESKDLAVLIGVTPTTISNINKGNTFPKPETLKQIAEVLDVDIRDLFYSTKKSEMETIYKKDENGKEIVIGFLKK from the coding sequence ATGGAGTTACTTAGATTAAAAGAAGTCTTAAATGAAAAAGGTATTGAAAGTAAAGATTTAGCAGTTTTAATAGGTGTTACACCGACCACTATATCAAACATTAATAAAGGAAATACGTTTCCAAAACCAGAGACGTTAAAACAAATAGCTGAGGTGTTAGATGTAGATATTCGTGATTTATTTTATTCAACAAAGAAAAGCGAAATGGAAACTATTTATAAAAAAGACGAGAACGGAAAAGAAATTGTAATTGGATTTCTAAAAAAGTAA
- a CDS encoding recombination protein NinG: MLEANTIQKYKSKKLSWLIEKAQELVNAYVRKRDSINEFGDFICISCGVRKPKNQCNAGHFYNRGNFGSVRYNLDNIHAQCIYCNMHLHANLIPYQKNLIKKIGQARFDNLEMMAYARGFKHDRFMLIDIIEKYKNAG; encoded by the coding sequence GTGTTAGAGGCAAATACCATACAAAAATACAAGTCAAAAAAGCTTAGTTGGTTAATTGAAAAAGCTCAAGAATTAGTTAATGCTTACGTGAGAAAAAGAGATTCAATTAATGAATTTGGTGACTTTATTTGTATTTCATGTGGGGTAAGAAAGCCGAAAAACCAGTGCAACGCAGGTCACTTCTATAACCGGGGTAATTTTGGCAGTGTAAGGTATAATTTAGACAATATTCATGCTCAGTGTATTTACTGCAACATGCATTTGCACGCTAACTTAATTCCTTATCAAAAGAACCTCATCAAAAAGATCGGTCAGGCAAGATTTGACAACTTAGAAATGATGGCATACGCAAGAGGTTTCAAACATGATAGATTTATGCTAATTGACATAATTGAAAAATATAAAAACGCGGGGTAG
- a CDS encoding phosphoadenosine phosphosulfate reductase domain-containing protein has product MNHLQHSKEVINTIKERADRVILFYSAGKDSIALLDLLSKEFKEVVCVFMYFVKDLEHINRFIEFSKKKYDNVTFEEVPHWTLTKIHKYGLFCQPRKIRQLKFADTINAIKIRTGLKYAFIGEKKADNMARNIKLRQYELEAISTTNNVYPLSLWKDADVIDYIKRNNLPQPIKYGNKRSNGVNFDIDVYVYLRKYYPNDLKKILNAYPLSEKLLIDYDEKN; this is encoded by the coding sequence ATGAATCATCTACAACATTCAAAAGAGGTTATTAACACGATCAAGGAAAGGGCTGATCGTGTTATCCTTTTTTATTCAGCAGGCAAAGACAGCATTGCTTTACTTGATTTATTGAGTAAAGAATTTAAAGAGGTGGTGTGTGTCTTCATGTACTTCGTGAAAGATCTTGAGCACATCAACCGATTTATAGAATTCTCAAAGAAGAAATATGATAACGTCACATTCGAAGAAGTTCCACACTGGACACTGACTAAAATTCATAAGTACGGTTTATTCTGCCAGCCTCGAAAAATACGCCAACTAAAATTCGCTGATACAATCAACGCCATTAAAATTCGCACAGGTCTAAAGTACGCATTTATTGGAGAGAAGAAAGCCGACAACATGGCCAGAAACATCAAACTTCGTCAATATGAGTTAGAGGCAATTTCCACAACCAACAACGTCTACCCTCTTAGTTTATGGAAAGATGCTGATGTTATCGACTACATAAAACGAAACAATTTACCTCAACCTATCAAATACGGAAATAAGCGAAGCAATGGAGTTAATTTCGATATTGATGTTTATGTCTATCTAAGGAAATATTACCCGAATGATTTAAAGAAAATTTTAAACGCCTATCCCCTATCAGAAAAATTACTAATTGATTATGACGAAAAAAATTAA
- a CDS encoding ParB N-terminal domain-containing protein, with the protein MTKKIKESETVIVKRSQIKEAPYNPKHHSKEQVDQIKRNFKKVGFLGGIIWNERSSNCVDGHKRLQAMDIIYKYDGTPDSDYDVKVEKTDLDEKTEIEQNIFQTKSRTDFDDELLRILVPDIDYTAAGLTDYDLEYLGVDFNADTANEVLQDVEDFYQPVKDQKEIEKAVKQELTDDEKIQQVKDVKKNIEERSIEKVQNMDAYVTLSFDTGKAKEAFMMRFDFDPELKMIKGERLSEMVERID; encoded by the coding sequence ATGACGAAAAAAATTAAAGAAAGTGAAACGGTTATTGTAAAACGTAGCCAGATCAAAGAAGCACCTTACAATCCTAAGCATCACAGTAAAGAACAGGTTGACCAGATTAAGAGAAATTTTAAGAAGGTTGGTTTTTTAGGTGGTATCATATGGAATGAACGAAGCTCAAACTGTGTGGATGGACATAAGAGATTGCAAGCAATGGATATCATCTACAAATATGATGGTACACCAGATTCAGACTATGATGTAAAAGTTGAAAAAACAGATCTCGACGAAAAAACAGAAATAGAACAAAATATTTTCCAAACAAAGTCACGTACTGATTTCGATGATGAGCTTTTAAGAATCCTTGTTCCTGATATTGATTACACTGCTGCAGGTTTAACTGATTACGATCTTGAATATTTGGGAGTAGACTTTAATGCAGATACAGCTAATGAGGTCCTTCAGGATGTTGAAGATTTTTATCAACCGGTAAAAGACCAAAAAGAAATTGAGAAAGCTGTTAAACAAGAGCTGACTGATGATGAGAAAATTCAACAGGTTAAAGATGTTAAGAAAAACATCGAGGAAAGATCAATTGAGAAGGTTCAAAACATGGACGCTTATGTTACACTTTCATTTGATACAGGTAAAGCAAAAGAAGCCTTCATGATGAGATTTGATTTTGATCCGGAACTAAAAATGATCAAAGGTGAAAGGCTTTCAGAAATGGTAGAACGAATAGATTAA
- a CDS encoding terminase, whose protein sequence is MAGIFEIAVSTFYEWKLAYPDFSEAIKKGKEEADVKVAASLFKRATGHKEKRTIPIKLRTTVNGEGSTERVELIEVEDYFPPDTGAQIFWLKNRNPQMWRDKKEIDLNDASTITGVTLIDDDDENETSE, encoded by the coding sequence ATGGCGGGCATTTTTGAAATTGCTGTCTCAACATTCTATGAATGGAAGTTAGCTTATCCTGATTTTTCGGAGGCCATAAAAAAGGGAAAAGAAGAAGCTGATGTTAAGGTCGCTGCATCATTGTTCAAAAGAGCTACCGGGCATAAAGAAAAAAGAACTATTCCGATCAAGCTCCGAACGACTGTAAACGGTGAAGGTTCCACTGAAAGAGTTGAGTTGATTGAAGTCGAAGATTATTTCCCACCAGATACCGGTGCTCAGATTTTCTGGTTAAAGAACCGAAATCCTCAGATGTGGCGTGACAAAAAAGAAATTGATTTAAATGATGCTTCCACGATAACAGGTGTTACACTGATTGACGATGATGACGAAAACGAAACTTCCGAATAA
- a CDS encoding phage terminase large subunit encodes MMTKTKLPNKKLAIPKKKIAPKFRDAFIRFHRYMIFFGGRGGSKSTHIAILLLSRMMTDEYMYLVYCRKWSAHIKDSQFKIFQDCVKMMGWENEFKFNQSDYSFVCLRNGNRAIAKGLDDNNKTKSIAEPTHIWAEEADQMTFDDFDTLNKSLRSPKTQNSFILSFNTFINELHWIRKTIFDKERLYELSEQFLNLDTYLNHSTYLDNPFINQEEYKQTLLMDNGGNEAKIASDLKGLWGQMPNEDPWLYAYDKEKHVREIPFIPSYPIYLSFDFNKNPMTVKMFQMSPQKGLPDSFIHMIDEMEGNVVLREFCERIKAKYPFSPFFVTGDSSGKKQGEVGYESKHDSAYSMIKKHLGLSDAQMHPNGYNLTYENSRILMNQMFYNYPHLFIHPRCKGTINDCEVATIDEKSMNVHELKKDRGTFAMDHFDNMRYFFQKYFQEFARSNYHATK; translated from the coding sequence ATGATGACGAAAACGAAACTTCCGAATAAGAAATTAGCGATACCAAAGAAAAAGATTGCTCCCAAGTTCCGGGACGCTTTTATTCGGTTTCATCGTTACATGATATTTTTCGGAGGAAGAGGTGGTTCAAAGTCAACACACATTGCAATCTTACTTTTATCCCGAATGATGACCGATGAATACATGTATTTGGTGTATTGTCGTAAATGGTCTGCACACATTAAAGATTCACAGTTCAAAATATTTCAGGATTGTGTCAAAATGATGGGATGGGAGAATGAGTTCAAGTTTAATCAAAGTGATTATTCCTTTGTTTGTCTCAGAAATGGAAACAGAGCGATTGCAAAAGGTCTCGATGATAATAATAAAACAAAGTCTATTGCTGAGCCAACTCATATATGGGCTGAGGAAGCAGATCAAATGACCTTTGATGATTTTGACACGCTTAATAAATCTTTAAGATCACCTAAAACTCAAAACAGTTTTATTCTTTCCTTTAACACGTTCATCAATGAGTTGCACTGGATCAGAAAAACAATATTTGATAAAGAAAGACTCTATGAACTATCAGAGCAGTTCCTTAATCTGGACACATACCTGAACCATTCTACTTATTTGGATAATCCATTTATCAATCAGGAAGAATACAAACAGACGTTGTTAATGGATAATGGAGGAAACGAAGCAAAAATTGCTTCTGACTTGAAAGGTCTTTGGGGACAGATGCCAAATGAGGATCCTTGGTTGTATGCTTATGATAAAGAAAAGCATGTTCGGGAAATACCATTTATACCGTCCTACCCTATTTATCTCAGCTTTGACTTTAATAAAAATCCGATGACTGTAAAAATGTTTCAGATGTCACCACAAAAAGGATTGCCTGACAGTTTTATTCACATGATTGATGAGATGGAAGGAAATGTCGTGCTGCGGGAATTCTGTGAAAGAATCAAAGCAAAGTACCCGTTCAGTCCTTTCTTTGTCACCGGTGACAGTTCTGGCAAAAAACAAGGAGAGGTCGGATATGAAAGTAAACATGACAGTGCATATTCTATGATAAAAAAACATTTAGGTTTATCTGATGCTCAGATGCACCCGAACGGATATAATTTAACATACGAAAACAGCCGTATTCTAATGAATCAAATGTTTTATAACTATCCTCATCTATTCATACATCCGAGGTGTAAAGGAACTATCAACGATTGTGAAGTTGCAACCATCGACGAAAAGTCAATGAATGTACATGAACTGAAAAAAGATAGAGGAACATTTGCAATGGACCACTTCGACAACATGAGATATTTCTTCCAGAAGTATTTCCAAGAATTCGCAAGATCAAATTATCACGCAACAAAATAA
- a CDS encoding response regulator — translation MTYQDNPEFKLDFESKMFDVNGNTLVDGAEPLRYYSYVNISNYHMSRYIAANAQNQYSAAGITPEVINAICDKMIQSVNDRKITDVAILANNLKYRTKYPVDEHASLRMAMIYTFVEREQADKCENHWTEWKLQKILAEPEAYSFFLPIGMELTPAYSEFLQEISESSLSQRQTMLQTMSLNMSEQK, via the coding sequence ATGACATACCAAGACAATCCAGAATTTAAATTAGACTTTGAAAGTAAGATGTTTGACGTTAATGGAAATACTTTAGTAGATGGCGCCGAACCTTTACGATATTATTCCTATGTCAACATTTCAAATTATCACATGTCCAGGTACATCGCTGCCAATGCTCAAAATCAATATTCTGCAGCAGGAATAACACCTGAAGTTATTAACGCAATCTGTGACAAAATGATTCAATCGGTAAATGATAGAAAAATAACTGATGTCGCTATTCTCGCAAACAATCTGAAGTATAGAACCAAATATCCAGTCGACGAACATGCCAGCCTTCGTATGGCCATGATCTATACTTTTGTCGAACGAGAGCAAGCAGATAAATGCGAAAATCATTGGACTGAATGGAAACTTCAAAAGATTCTGGCTGAACCCGAAGCTTACAGTTTTTTTTTGCCCATAGGAATGGAACTTACACCGGCATACAGCGAATTCTTACAGGAAATTTCCGAGAGTTCTTTAAGTCAGAGGCAAACAATGCTCCAGACGATGTCATTAAACATGTCGGAACAAAAATAA
- a CDS encoding DnaJ-like cysteine-rich domain-containing protein, with translation MNLSEVLTFINDNKTPDTKKEVGVFLSVSLHTKGVRPKFKLDRGGMLFDNQDFIDDYQQIFDNYLLSRHPRESEVTRNWRLSQYKPFTRDPFLQITDIIKGAIFNDGQYTIQLPNKNDDEYIWSKSFLEFDLIGLFSNRILSLMLEDPNGYIVRIPSKPSYETTGEVQINVDYVCIKDVIRKPSTGDFIFYSRDRKFIYWINSNVIIRFIKDEQSGKWKLENENGYFAHLLGRIPANILGGRYETDGYYSSFLNKAVPVADEYVSNYSAKQMIDKEASHPYIQQMNIECIECDGEGKKQVPCPIDDLHPTGVTLEKCPKCKGRKYISINPADRFEVSKEDMDKPAIRIINPDVSINTYHQENTDKLFQKILDALNLTLIREAQSGAAKVVDQEKLYQFISGISTHIFDNLIYNTIKDIISYRNVRVNNGVTLPTDYEFTFVKPQQFNIKTAMDLLNEINETQTANLPIFIRRKMIGEFVNKRFSSDDVMQKKSKFIILNDPLFAFSTAELAQMQTISSEQIQFSQTLPMILDKIEVDLGQNFILEKSFDEIRTKVDELFKPIPVSNSSKKDEDVVTQ, from the coding sequence ATGAATCTTTCTGAAGTTCTTACTTTTATCAACGATAACAAAACACCCGACACCAAAAAGGAGGTCGGGGTGTTTTTATCTGTATCTCTACACACAAAAGGTGTAAGACCAAAATTTAAACTTGATAGAGGCGGAATGTTATTTGATAATCAAGACTTTATCGATGATTATCAACAAATATTTGATAATTATCTATTATCAAGGCATCCACGAGAAAGTGAAGTTACTCGAAATTGGAGACTATCACAATACAAGCCATTTACAAGAGATCCGTTCTTGCAAATCACCGATATTATCAAAGGCGCAATTTTTAACGATGGTCAATATACGATTCAACTTCCTAACAAAAATGATGATGAGTATATTTGGTCTAAATCATTTCTTGAATTTGATTTGATTGGTCTATTTTCAAACAGAATTTTAAGTTTGATGCTTGAAGATCCTAATGGATATATCGTCCGAATTCCATCAAAACCAAGTTACGAAACAACAGGCGAAGTTCAGATCAATGTTGATTACGTTTGCATAAAGGATGTTATTAGAAAGCCAAGCACTGGTGATTTTATATTTTATAGTAGAGATCGCAAATTTATTTATTGGATTAATTCCAATGTGATTATTCGATTCATTAAAGATGAGCAGTCCGGTAAATGGAAACTTGAAAATGAGAATGGATATTTCGCACATTTATTAGGTCGTATTCCTGCGAACATCTTAGGAGGTCGCTATGAAACAGACGGCTATTATTCATCATTTTTAAACAAAGCTGTGCCAGTTGCTGACGAATATGTTTCAAACTATTCTGCTAAACAAATGATCGACAAGGAGGCTTCACATCCTTATATTCAGCAAATGAACATCGAATGTATTGAGTGTGACGGAGAAGGAAAAAAACAGGTACCATGCCCAATTGATGATTTACATCCTACCGGAGTTACTCTTGAAAAATGTCCTAAATGTAAAGGCCGAAAATATATCAGCATAAATCCAGCTGATCGCTTCGAGGTTTCTAAAGAAGACATGGATAAACCGGCTATTAGAATTATAAATCCGGATGTATCAATAAACACTTATCATCAAGAAAATACTGACAAATTATTTCAAAAAATATTAGATGCGCTTAATCTAACTTTAATCAGGGAAGCGCAAAGCGGTGCAGCTAAAGTTGTTGACCAAGAAAAACTATATCAGTTCATATCTGGTATTTCTACTCACATTTTTGACAACCTCATTTACAATACGATAAAGGATATTATCAGTTATAGAAATGTCCGGGTCAATAATGGAGTCACACTTCCAACTGATTATGAATTCACATTCGTGAAACCTCAACAGTTTAATATTAAAACTGCAATGGATTTGTTGAATGAAATTAACGAGACCCAAACCGCTAACCTTCCCATATTCATTCGAAGAAAGATGATCGGTGAGTTTGTTAACAAGCGTTTCAGCTCCGATGATGTGATGCAAAAGAAATCAAAATTCATCATTTTAAATGATCCTCTATTTGCTTTCTCAACTGCTGAACTTGCACAAATGCAAACAATATCTTCAGAGCAAATTCAATTCTCGCAAACTCTTCCAATGATTCTTGATAAAATAGAGGTCGATCTAGGTCAGAACTTTATTTTGGAAAAATCATTCGATGAGATTAGAACTAAAGTTGATGAGCTGTTCAAGCCTATACCTGTAAGTAACTCAAGCAAAAAAGACGAGGATGTCGTAACTCAATAA